TTTACATAcgtatatatttatatctaTGTATACACATTTACACGCTTAATATTAATGAACAATACAGCAACGCTTAATACTATTGATGTTGCGGTCACCTACTTAGGAGCGATATTTGCAAATAGAGTTTAGACTATCACGTTcgaaatcaattttattgatattgaactGCCCGTTAAAAATTCGTAATTTTATGATTTCGCTAAACAGCTCATTACCATTAGAAGGTTCATACTGGTTTAAGAAAAGGAACTGAGATTTCAGTGAGGAGGCAGACAGAGTTTGGATATATTTCAGCAcaaaactgaaaataattgaattgTTATTGTCCTTctctaaaaatttgaattgttgAAGGAAAACATTACTTGCGGGAATATGGATGTAAATGAGCTCATCAATTGAGTTTAGGATTTTACCAGTTTTGGAGTTGAAGAACTTACcagaattttctttatatttaagAACCTGATTTTGGTCTACAACTGCTCTCAGTATATTTGGATAATTCAGGTTTactgaattcaaatattctgtGGTAGAAATGTTGATTTCATTTAGTAGAAACTTCCTCATCTCATTTATACCAGGATGCCCAGGATCTTCTTCCTCGCCAGATTCAGACCTATTAGAATCAGAGAGTGCTATAGCATCATATTTATCCATACCTTGTTTATTATCATATGTTCTTTTATCAGGGTTGCTGATGTGCTCTTCTATTAATACATGGGGCTCCGAGTGCAAATTGATGAACTTTTCGAACACTTGTAATgtcattttatttattttttcagtgACTTCTTGAAGCGCTACAGTTTGATATGTCCTCCTTACCAGTTGTTTTTCGTACAATGTAGTAGGACAGTAGAATAACGCCAGTCTGTAATCTTCGTCATTAacaatattcttctttaaaagttgaatatcttttaaaaatgcTTCAAAGGGTTTTCCATATTTGTCAATCAGTTTTAGATCCTTTGATTTCATAATATTGTTGATATACGTTTCGATTGAAACCAAAATAAGTAACACAAATTGGAAGTTTGGTATAGGCGATACCAAGAAAGCTACCAGCTGATTGATTGAGgataaaaattcttcataaaTCTCAACTATATCGTAATCTAGGCTGGTAAACTTCTCGTAATGTAGGTAACCTTCTAATTTTTCGACCACTTGTCTGAATTTAAGGAATTGACGTAAAAAGCTTGGTGAAGTTGAAGGAAAGTTTTTATTAAATGGTCTAGTtgcatttttattgaatggGATCTTTAGTACCTTACACGAGCTcatgaatttttcatatagATCACGATCGTTGAGTAATTCCCTATAAAATGAGTTGATTTTTCCGAATATTGAAGAACTGATATTGACATGAGTTaagtttatcaaataatcaattttattcttctCCTTGCCATTGATAGCAAACTGATTTGAACTAATGGCCCCAGATCCCTCAGTATCATGATGTCCATAGAAGGGACCCACTGAATTTACCAGCACATTAGTAATACACCTGCGAAAAGCTACCTTACTTGATTTCGCCATGTACGCAGAGTTCATCGAAGATTCTACATCCGatgtaaataaattgtTGGCTAGAGTAACTGATATTCCTGGAGAAATCATATTTCCCTTTCCGAAGAGGGCCTCGCTTAATTTAGACTCt
The genomic region above belongs to Kazachstania africana CBS 2517 chromosome 7, complete genome and contains:
- the KAFR0G03090 gene encoding uncharacterized protein (similar to Saccharomyces cerevisiae YGR071C and VID22 (YLR373C); ancestral locus Anc_4.221), whose translation is MDPDTSAGGSLQNTTPRATVLDRGLGDHEGSNNDDSLLQDNHNGDMLFSSGNIEITELNADPAIPHSTVQDGSENNIEMIIEGGKKWLPIYLLSSSHSTVWTHYLSLNKSLKRLKCKHCGEIINRKDSVNVSNTNMKKYKWHLESVHNKTVTSNYYSTNSTKLPYKIQKRNGRKLILSPIDNLESYFIFQRRKTTGPVGHLNFLQDIHDDKVLYGDGLADLRKDVVGTIKRGNNDDEHDSNSTQTEKISKELLFTSLIVNENLPLSFSFNPMFQLLIKDNIQKNEPPSRNVIEKTIRSLTKSITRMVNDELRNSNLSFPLKLDLGKYGDTVGDWQKMHENELLMTEMKELFLKLFKSNLFTANQAIYGKDLLVTSVQFHDSESNSNKVLPISIHKLNSVVSTHENSIEKFIESKLSEALFGKGNMISPGISVTLANNLFTSDVESSMNSAYMAKSSKVAFRRCITNVLVNSVGPFYGHHDTEGSGAISSNQFAINGKEKNKIDYLINLTHVNISSSIFGKINSFYRELLNDRDLYEKFMSSCKVLKIPFNKNATRPFNKNFPSTSPSFLRQFLKFRQVVEKLEGYLHYEKFTSLDYDIVEIYEEFLSSINQLVAFLVSPIPNFQFVLLILVSIETYINNIMKSKDLKLIDKYGKPFEAFLKDIQLLKKNIVNDEDYRLALFYCPTTLYEKQLVRRTYQTVALQEVTEKINKMTLQVFEKFINLHSEPHVLIEEHISNPDKRTYDNKQGMDKYDAIALSDSNRSESGEEEDPGHPGINEMRKFLLNEINISTTEYLNSVNLNYPNILRAVVDQNQVLKYKENSGKFFNSKTGKILNSIDELIYIHIPASNVFLQQFKFLEKDNNNSIIFSFVLKYIQTLSASSLKSQFLFLNQYEPSNGNELFSEIIKLRIFNGQFNINKIDFERDSLNSICKYRS